A window of Lepus europaeus isolate LE1 chromosome 11, mLepTim1.pri, whole genome shotgun sequence contains these coding sequences:
- the LTK gene encoding leukocyte tyrosine kinase receptor isoform X1 yields the protein MGRSGRLLLWLGAAGAILCSSSGSQAPSLTSSPRPLPIPSAQDPKVTTRPGSLEPPFPLSPLGTEGPWLFSTCGASGRRGPTQTQCDGAYAGSSVAVTVGAAGPLRGVQLWRAPSPGQYLISAYGAAGGKGAKNHLSRAHGVFVSAVFSLGRGDPLYILVGQQGEDACPGGSPESRRVCLGESWAAEEHEATDGPETVPGSRRWAGGGGGGGGATFVFQMREGELEPLLVAAGGGGRAYLRRRDRGWTQAAPEKLENRSAAPGSGGRGGAAGGDASETDMLWADGEDGVSFIHPSSELYLQPLAVMESHGEVEIRRHLNCSHCSLKDCQWQPALQSPQCLCPEGMELAGDNITCMDLPAPPGPLVLMVAVMATLTLSLLMVCGVLILVNQKKWQGLWGTRLPGPELELSKLRTSAIRTAPNPYYCQVGQGPAQSWPLPPGLTEISPANITLLRALGHGAFGEVYEGLVIGLPGDSSPLQVAIKTLPELCSRQDELDFLMEALIISKFSHRNIVRCVGLSLRAAPRLILLELMSGGDMKSFLRHNRPHLGQPSPLVMQDLLQLAQDIAQGCHYLEENHFIHRDIAARNCLLSCTGPSRVAKIGDFGMARDIYRASYYRKGGRALLPVKWMPPEAFLEGIFTPKTDSWSFGVLLWEIFSLGYMPYPGRTNQEVLDFVVAGGRMDPPRGCPGPVYRIMTQCWQHQPELRPGFASILERLQYCTQDPDVLNAPLPMELGPTLEEEGASGLGNRSLEGLRALQPQELSPESMKSWRGNPLGPWLSSGLKPLKSRGLQPQNLWNPTYGSWAPRGCEGDDSGTDHSNGSSSRSFPAF from the exons ATGGGCCGGTCGGGccggctgctgctgtggctcggCGCCGCGG GCGCCATTCTCTGCTCCAGCTCGGGGTCCCAAGCGCCTTCTCTGACATCCTCACCACGGCCGCTGCCCATTCCCAGCGCCCAGGACCCAAAAGTCACCACCCGACCTGGCAGCTTGGAGCCACCCTTTCCCCTAAGTCCCCTAG GCACCGAGGGGCCTTGGCTGTTctccacctgcggggccagcGGCCGACGCGGCCCCACACAAACGCAGTGTGACGGGGCGTACGCGGGCAGCAGCGTGGCGGTGACGGTGGGCGCCGCGGGGCCGCTGCGAGGTGTGCAGCTGTGGCGCGCGCCCAGCCCTGGGCAATACCT GATCTCGGCTTACGGAGCCGCGGGCGGCAAAGGCGCCAAGAACCACCTGTCGCGGGCACACGGCGTCTTCGTCTCCGCCGTCTTCTCGCTGGGTCGCGGGGACCCACTTTACATCCtcgtggggcagcagggagaggaCGCCTGCCCCGGC GGGAGCCCGGAGAGCCGGCGCGTCTGCCTCGGAGAGTCCTGGGCGGCTGAAGAGCACGAGGCGACGGATGGGCCCGAAACGGTGCCTGGGTCGAGGCGctgggccgggggcggcgggggcggcgggggcgccaCTTTCGTCTTCCAG ATGCGCGAGGGCGAGCTGGAGCCGCTGCTAGTGGCTGCCGGAGGCGGTGGTCGGGCCTACCTGAGGCGGCGGGACAGAGGCTGGACTCAGGCCGCCCCCGAGAAGCTGGAGAACCGCTCAGCAGCGCCCGGGAGCGGCGGGAGAGGCGGGGCGGCAG GGGGTGATGCTTCTGAGACTGACATGCTCTGGGCTGATGGGGAAGATGGGGTGTCCTTCATACACCCCAGCAGTGAGCTCTACCTGCAGCCTCTGGCAG TCATGGAGAGTCACGGGGAAGTGGAGATCCGAAGGCACCTCAACTGCAGCCATTGCTCTTTGAAAGACTGCCAGTGGCAGCCAGCGCTCCAGTCACCCCAGTGCTTATGCCCAGAGGGCATGGAGCTCGCTGGGGACAACATCACCTGCATGG aCCTGCCAGCGCCCCCAGGCCCTCTGGTTCTGATGGTGGCTGTGATGGCGACCTTGACACTGAGCCTCCTTATGGTGTGTGGGGTCCTGATTCTGG tgaaccagaagaagtgGCAGGGCCTGTGGGGGACGAGGCTGCCAGGCCCTGAGCTCGAGCTGAGCAAGCTCCGAACATCTGCCATCAGGACAGCCCCCAATCCCTATTATTGCCAAGTGGGGCAGGGCCCCGCCCagtcctggcctctgcccccagggctcACTGAGATTTCCCCAGCCAACATCACCCTGCTCAG GGCTCTGGGCCATGGTGCCTTTGGGGAGGTATACGAGGGACTGGTCATTGGTCTTCCTGGGGACTCCAGCCCCCTGCAGGTGGCTATCAAg ACGCTGCCCGAGCTGTGCTCACGCCAGGATGAGCTGGATTTCCTCATGGAGGCGCTCATCATCAG CAAGTTCAGCCACCGGAACATTGTGCGGTGTGTGGGGCTCAGCCTGCGGGCTGCCCCTCGCCTCATTCTGCTGGAGCTGATGTCTGGCGGGGACATGAAGAGTTTCCTGAGGCACAACCGGCCACACCTG GGCCAGCCGTCGCCTCTGGTCATGCAGGACCTGCTGCAGCTGGCTCAGGACATAGCCCAAGGCTGCCACTACTTGGAGGAAAATCACTTCATCCACAG GGACATTGCTGCCCGTAACTGCCTGCTGAGCTGCACTGGGCCCAGCCGAGTGGCCAAGATTGGGGACTTCGGGATGGCAAGAGACATCTACCG GGCCAGCTATTACCGCAAGGGGGGCCGGGCCTTGCTCCCCGTCAAGTGGATGCCCCCAGAGGCCTTCTTGGAGGGCATCTTCACACCCAAGACAGACTCCTG GTCTTTTGGGGTGCTGCTCTGGGAGATCTTCTCCCTGGGGTACATGCCCTACCCTGGGCGCACCAACCAGGAGGTGCTGGACTTCGTTGTGGCGGGGGGCCGGATGGACCCTCCCAGGGGCTGCCCGGGGCCTGT GTACCGCATCATGACCCAGTGTTGGCAGCACCAGCCTGAGCTGCGCCCTGGCTTCGCCAGCATCCTGGAGCGGCTCCAGTACTGCACTCAG GACCCCGATGTGCTGAATGCGCCCCTGCCAATGGAGCTGGGGCCCAccctggaggaggaaggggcgTCTGGGCTGGGAAACCGGTCTCTGGAGGGCCTCAGAGCCCTCCAACCCCAGGAACTGAGTCCAGAGAGCATGAAGAGCTGGAGAGGGAACCCTCTCGGCCCCTGGTTGTCTTCTGGCCTCAAGCCCCTCAAATCCAGGGGCCTCCAACCGCAGAACCTCTGGAACCCTACCTAC
- the LTK gene encoding leukocyte tyrosine kinase receptor isoform X2: protein MGRSGRLLLWLGAAGAILCSSSGSQAPSLTSSPRPLPIPSAQDPKVTTRPGSLEPPFPLSPLGTEGPWLFSTCGASGRRGPTQTQCDGAYAGSSVAVTVGAAGPLRGVQLWRAPSPGQYLISAYGAAGGKGAKNHLSRAHGVFVSAVFSLGRGDPLYILVGQQGEDACPGGSPESRRVCLGESWAAEEHEATDGPETVPGSRRWAGGGGGGGGATFVFQMREGELEPLLVAAGGGGRAYLRRRDRGWTQAAPEKLENRSAAPGSGGRGGAAGGGGGWTSRAPSPQAGRSLREGAEGGQGCAEAWAALGWAAAGGFGGGGGACTAGGGGGGYQGGDASETDMLWADGEDGVSFIHPSSELYLQPLAVMESHGEVEIRRHLNCSHCSLKDCQWQPALQSPQCLCPEGMELAGDNITCMDLPAPPGPLVLMVAVMATLTLSLLMVCGVLILVNQKKWQGLWGTRLPGPELELSKLRTSAIRTAPNPYYCQVGQGPAQSWPLPPGLTEISPANITLLRALGHGAFGEVYEGLVIGLPGDSSPLQVAIKTLPELCSRQDELDFLMEALIISKFSHRNIVRCVGLSLRAAPRLILLELMSGGDMKSFLRHNRPHLGQPSPLVMQDLLQLAQDIAQGCHYLEENHFIHRDIAARNCLLSCTGPSRVAKIGDFGMARDIYRASYYRKGGRALLPVKWMPPEAFLEGIFTPKTDSWSFGVLLWEIFSLGYMPYPGRTNQEVLDFVVAGGRMDPPRGCPGPVYRIMTQCWQHQPELRPGFASILERLQYCTQDPDVLNAPLPMELGPTLEEEGASGLGNRSLEGLRALQPQELSPESMKSWRGNPLGPWLSSGLKPLKSRGLQPQNLWNPTYGSWAPRGCEGDDSGTDHSNGSSSRSFPAF, encoded by the exons ATGGGCCGGTCGGGccggctgctgctgtggctcggCGCCGCGG GCGCCATTCTCTGCTCCAGCTCGGGGTCCCAAGCGCCTTCTCTGACATCCTCACCACGGCCGCTGCCCATTCCCAGCGCCCAGGACCCAAAAGTCACCACCCGACCTGGCAGCTTGGAGCCACCCTTTCCCCTAAGTCCCCTAG GCACCGAGGGGCCTTGGCTGTTctccacctgcggggccagcGGCCGACGCGGCCCCACACAAACGCAGTGTGACGGGGCGTACGCGGGCAGCAGCGTGGCGGTGACGGTGGGCGCCGCGGGGCCGCTGCGAGGTGTGCAGCTGTGGCGCGCGCCCAGCCCTGGGCAATACCT GATCTCGGCTTACGGAGCCGCGGGCGGCAAAGGCGCCAAGAACCACCTGTCGCGGGCACACGGCGTCTTCGTCTCCGCCGTCTTCTCGCTGGGTCGCGGGGACCCACTTTACATCCtcgtggggcagcagggagaggaCGCCTGCCCCGGC GGGAGCCCGGAGAGCCGGCGCGTCTGCCTCGGAGAGTCCTGGGCGGCTGAAGAGCACGAGGCGACGGATGGGCCCGAAACGGTGCCTGGGTCGAGGCGctgggccgggggcggcgggggcggcgggggcgccaCTTTCGTCTTCCAG ATGCGCGAGGGCGAGCTGGAGCCGCTGCTAGTGGCTGCCGGAGGCGGTGGTCGGGCCTACCTGAGGCGGCGGGACAGAGGCTGGACTCAGGCCGCCCCCGAGAAGCTGGAGAACCGCTCAGCAGCGCCCGGGAGCGGCGGGAGAGGCGGGGCGGCAG GTGGAGGCGGCGGCTGGACTTCGCGGGCCCCCTCGCCGCAGGCCGGCCGCTCGCTGCGGGAGGGGGCCGAGGGCGGCCAGGGCTGCGCCGAAGCCTGGGCTGCCCTTGGCTGGGCGGCGGCCGGCGGCttcgggggcggcggcggggcctgCACCgcgggaggaggcggcggcggctaCCAGG GGGGTGATGCTTCTGAGACTGACATGCTCTGGGCTGATGGGGAAGATGGGGTGTCCTTCATACACCCCAGCAGTGAGCTCTACCTGCAGCCTCTGGCAG TCATGGAGAGTCACGGGGAAGTGGAGATCCGAAGGCACCTCAACTGCAGCCATTGCTCTTTGAAAGACTGCCAGTGGCAGCCAGCGCTCCAGTCACCCCAGTGCTTATGCCCAGAGGGCATGGAGCTCGCTGGGGACAACATCACCTGCATGG aCCTGCCAGCGCCCCCAGGCCCTCTGGTTCTGATGGTGGCTGTGATGGCGACCTTGACACTGAGCCTCCTTATGGTGTGTGGGGTCCTGATTCTGG tgaaccagaagaagtgGCAGGGCCTGTGGGGGACGAGGCTGCCAGGCCCTGAGCTCGAGCTGAGCAAGCTCCGAACATCTGCCATCAGGACAGCCCCCAATCCCTATTATTGCCAAGTGGGGCAGGGCCCCGCCCagtcctggcctctgcccccagggctcACTGAGATTTCCCCAGCCAACATCACCCTGCTCAG GGCTCTGGGCCATGGTGCCTTTGGGGAGGTATACGAGGGACTGGTCATTGGTCTTCCTGGGGACTCCAGCCCCCTGCAGGTGGCTATCAAg ACGCTGCCCGAGCTGTGCTCACGCCAGGATGAGCTGGATTTCCTCATGGAGGCGCTCATCATCAG CAAGTTCAGCCACCGGAACATTGTGCGGTGTGTGGGGCTCAGCCTGCGGGCTGCCCCTCGCCTCATTCTGCTGGAGCTGATGTCTGGCGGGGACATGAAGAGTTTCCTGAGGCACAACCGGCCACACCTG GGCCAGCCGTCGCCTCTGGTCATGCAGGACCTGCTGCAGCTGGCTCAGGACATAGCCCAAGGCTGCCACTACTTGGAGGAAAATCACTTCATCCACAG GGACATTGCTGCCCGTAACTGCCTGCTGAGCTGCACTGGGCCCAGCCGAGTGGCCAAGATTGGGGACTTCGGGATGGCAAGAGACATCTACCG GGCCAGCTATTACCGCAAGGGGGGCCGGGCCTTGCTCCCCGTCAAGTGGATGCCCCCAGAGGCCTTCTTGGAGGGCATCTTCACACCCAAGACAGACTCCTG GTCTTTTGGGGTGCTGCTCTGGGAGATCTTCTCCCTGGGGTACATGCCCTACCCTGGGCGCACCAACCAGGAGGTGCTGGACTTCGTTGTGGCGGGGGGCCGGATGGACCCTCCCAGGGGCTGCCCGGGGCCTGT GTACCGCATCATGACCCAGTGTTGGCAGCACCAGCCTGAGCTGCGCCCTGGCTTCGCCAGCATCCTGGAGCGGCTCCAGTACTGCACTCAG GACCCCGATGTGCTGAATGCGCCCCTGCCAATGGAGCTGGGGCCCAccctggaggaggaaggggcgTCTGGGCTGGGAAACCGGTCTCTGGAGGGCCTCAGAGCCCTCCAACCCCAGGAACTGAGTCCAGAGAGCATGAAGAGCTGGAGAGGGAACCCTCTCGGCCCCTGGTTGTCTTCTGGCCTCAAGCCCCTCAAATCCAGGGGCCTCCAACCGCAGAACCTCTGGAACCCTACCTAC